A stretch of the Fibrobacter sp. genome encodes the following:
- the tnpA gene encoding IS200/IS605 family transposase, with product MNDRNKSTAHTTWNCKYHIVFAPKFRRKILYNQKREIVGKILRKLSEWKGVEIIEAEVCPDHIHMLVAIPPKLSVSSFMGYLKGKSSLELFDTIPELKNKYRNRV from the coding sequence ATGAATGATAGAAATAAATCGACAGCACATACCACATGGAACTGCAAGTATCATATCGTGTTTGCGCCAAAGTTTAGAAGGAAAATACTCTACAATCAGAAGAGAGAAATCGTGGGGAAGATTCTGAGGAAACTGAGCGAATGGAAGGGTGTGGAAATAATCGAGGCGGAAGTTTGCCCCGACCATATACATATGCTGGTGGCGATACCGCCAAAACTCTCGGTATCAAGTTTCATGGGATACCTGAAGGGCAAGAGCAGCCTAGAATTGTTTGATACGATCCCGGAGTTGAAAAACAAGTACAGGAACCGGGTG